The Sabethes cyaneus chromosome 3, idSabCyanKW18_F2, whole genome shotgun sequence DNA window ACAGTCCCATTGATCATTTCAGttccttttttgttttgcttttattataaatataaatagtaacaGATATCAAATGCACGTCCGCAGTGAAATATTCTGGCAAGTTTAAATTGACTTACCATTGGCTACCAACGTTCAGTGTTCAACCAAGTCTGATGCATAGCAGCTTTTCACAATGAAGGGCCTTGCAACCATTCTCGTTTTAGCTATGTACTCATCGTTAGTACTAGCGGATCTTCCTCATTACACCACCTACAAAAGTTTTCAAACTGCATTCTACGAATGTGCTGAATACTATCGAGTTCCGAACTGCACCGTTCGACGGTACATCGAACAATCCTATCCACCGGAGGACGAAGTGAAGAAACTTATCCGCTGCACGCTGATTGATTTGGGCAGCTGGGATGATGCCAGTGGTGTGCGTGAATATGTACTTAGGAATTACTTCGTTCCTTCGCCGGATGACACCTGCTACGAAAGACGGACCCGTGAATGTCTCGCCAACCTGGACTACTACTGTGACCTCTCGCGTGCCTACGAATCATTCAAGTGCTTCTATCGCTACTATGGAGAACTTGTCACGGATGATAAATTCGTTCCCAACGAACAGTTGGAATTGCAACAGCTTGCTCTTACTAGTCTAACCATCGCTAATCTTCCCTACGAAGTTCTTGTTCAATACTGCAAAGGTGACATAGAAGGTGAACAACATTTCCCAGAATTACTGTTCCTAATCCTGGTACGAGGTGGATACTACAGCACACAGAACGGTTGGAATCTGGCAAATTGGTACACTCAACTTGGCGACGATTCGTTGTTGGATCCTTACACACAGCAGTGCATCGATGATGTTGCGAAGGAGAAATGCAACGCCGACGAAGTCGAAAAGCTGTTCACCACCTGGCAGAGATGTTTGTCACAGTACACTCTCATTTCACAATACATCCAGCAAGCAGCCAAGACACTGGTCGGTGATCCAGATGGTTGTATTTGCACGAACGCCCTCtataatggaaactaaacaCGAGAGTATGTGATAAATGCCGAATCAATTAATCATactttaaataataaatataatcGAAGCAATGTAATGAAAGAGTTTTGTCTGTCATCCCTAAGCAACAATTGGAGTGTGAAAAACAAttacaattttttcaatttcttatGGTAACTGAAAATTTCTAGCGATCAGCTGTTATAAAACATCACAAATCTTCCATTTTCCCCGGCTAATTGAGAAAATGACTAACTCGAAAAAAAGTCATCGACATGATCGGAAGGAATGCGTCTACCTAAATGGcctctttaaaaaaattgaatacagaacagtaaaaaatttaaattttttatttgcccACAACCTGCGTAGCTAAAAAacttcttacaaaaaaagtgtaTCTATAAATACAAACATCAAATGCACGTTAGCAGTGAAATATCGTAGGCAGGTTTAAATTGGCTTACCCTTACCTTCGATGGTTCAGTAACAGTTCAAACAAGTCTACTGCTTCGTAGCTTTACGCAATGAAGCGTAGTGGAACCATTTTCATTTTAGCTATGTACTCTTCATTAGTATTAGCGGATCCTCCTCATTACACCACTCAAAAAAGTTTCCAAACTGCATTCCAAGAATGTGCTGAATATTTTCGGGTACCCAACTGCACCGTTCGACGATACATCGAAGAATCGAACTCTCAGCCAAAGGACGAAGCGAAGAACCTGATTCGCTGCACGTTAATTAATTTGGGCATCTGGGACGACGAAATCCGTGTGCGTGAATATGTTCTGCGAAATTACTTCGTGCCATCACCGAATAATACCTGTTACGAAAGGCGGATTCGTGAATGTCTCGCCAACCTTGACTACTACTGTGACTATAGCCGTGCCTATGAATCATTCGGATGCTTCCACCGTCACTATAGCGAGCTTATTGTCACGGATGAAAAACTCATACCAAACGAAAAGCTGGAACTACAGCAGCTAGCTCTTACCGGCCTTACGATGGTCAATCTTCCCTATGAAGTTCTAGTCCAATACTGCAAAGGTGACATAGAAGGTGAAGAACATTTCCCAGAATTACTGTTCCTGATCCTGGTACGCGGTGGTTACTACAGCGCACAGAGCGGCTGGAAACTAGCGAATTGGTATACCCAACTTGGCTATGAAGCTTTGTTGGATCGGTACACACGGCAGTGCATCGACCGTGTTGCAAAGGAGAAATGCGATGCCGACGAAGTCGCAAGAATGTTTGCCACGTGGCAGACATGTTTGGGTCGGTACAGCCCTATCCTACAGTACATCCGGAAAGCAGCCAAAACGCTGGTCGGGGATCCAGATGGCTGCATTTGTACAAACGCTGTATACAATGGAAACTACAAGATGGTTAAGGATTCTTGTCAGTAAAATAAACTCTCAAAAAATCAAAACCAGAGGTTCAAATTCAATCAGTTTTATTGTTTGCTACTAAGATTAtaggccctattctcacagtcacctcacttctttcactttcctgtcacctcacctaaagtcACTTCACCTTacaggccccatttgatttgtgcagtcacccaggtgactgtgacaatcgcaaattgtcacctcacctaaaaaatttagaCTGTGAGAATACGGCCCTATATCATAAAATTCTATCTCCTTTATTTTGAATTACCATTCGAAGAAGGCAGCTGATACGTAAAATTTCCTGAATCATATCGTCCCAAATAGTAACGAAAAGATTCTTGAATGATTCCAAAGCGTGGCCTCTTACGCTTCCACTTTTACTGATCATGTATCCCAGTCCCAGGCAATGTAATTTAAGGGATTGAAATCCGATGATGAGCAAGTGCATCTGCGTGATGATATGAAATTGGGTAAATTCAGTCGAAACCACTCATTTGTTGTTTTCGACTAATGAGAAGAAGCAGAATCATGTTGAAACCGACAGATTCCATCTGAGAATAATTAGCACTAAGATTAAGTAGCATAAGTTAGCGCATGATTCTTCAAAACATAGTACACAACACTGAagtcgttttttacgcggttttttttacgcgttttgttttttacgcgattatttttacgcgaatttcggaatttacgcggatgtgctcaattagtctattttttcacaaaacgTTAAaatcgttttttacgcgaattttggaatttactcgatttttttacgcgaatttacgcgattttgatttacgcggaacgtatccttcgcgtaaaaagcgacttgagtgtaatgtgtgtttttttagtttacttgtatatgactaTACGCGGTCATGATGTAAACTATTCTGGAAAGGAAGTGTCTCATGCGATGAGTGATTAATtttatgaactggaaaatttccatatagcccaaaaatatatcggggccATAGTAAGTGGGGTTCGCACCCACTTTCTGAAACCCACTTTTTGGTACTCGAATGTTTTAGTGACTAAACTACCGCCGCCCACTATATTGGGTGGTCTAATatctaattttattttactctcccaattctatcacccCCGTATACGCGCCACTCACTTCCCCATGCGATGATATCATTTTTATAtgattgctctttgtttctgccacgagaagatagactgttgtCTACTCGATCTGTGTGATAGAAGCTAAGCAATGCATTGCCGGCGTTCGCCCGGCAAGTCTCGGATTAAAACCACTGCGATAGGTAAactaattgcgtaaaaatagtttcagtttcaaaCCCACTTTCAAGTCCAGCTAGAAAGtaaattacaattttagtttcaagcctaatttaagctcaatttcaagtacaaattcaaatctaatttcatgcACAATTTCAACACCGATTCTAAAGTCCAACTTAGAGTCgagttttaagttcaattccaaatacaatttcaaatgcACCTTGAAtcaaatttatattcaatttaaattcttattttaaattcaatttaatcaATTTCAGTCATTCATGtatgtctaatttcatgtccatagCTAAGTTTAATTTAAACTTAGATTTGAAGACCAACtttaagttcaacttcaagtccgATCTGAATTCCAGTTTCAAGTTAACCAATTATAACCAATTTATATTcgttttaaattttaagtccaattctaaGTCTAGTGATGATGGAAAACTCCAAAAAGAATCGAAGTGTTATGTTCTGTCACATGATCATGTCTAAtctagcatattcacagatggattaacGATTGATCTAAAGGCGATCCGTCTCTAGCTGCGcctgacaaaaaaacaaaaagagtaAAGGCGACGTGACAAAACGTGGACAAAGAGAAAaacgcgagagagaaaaagtaGAACAAAAAGCATGAAAAAAACCGAAAGAAGACTAATTTAATGGCACAATGGGAGGAAATACGGGAcagtaaaaaggaaaaaatgaaaatacaaaaacCGAGATAAAAATGGGAAAACGAGGCGAAAAAGGGGAGActggagagaaaaaagaaaaacggaagagaaaaaaaagaaaaatgagagagaaaaaggaaaagcgCTACAGGGAACGAAGAAAACGAGAGACAAAATGAAgtcaaactggacagaaaaagacaaaaaccgaacaaaaaaggaaaaaacggcaTACGAAAAGAGAAATAGAGAAGGAGAAAATACTGGAGCAGGCAAATTgagaaacaagaacagaaaacgaagaaaatggcTCTTCGTTTGGTTGAAAACGAAAACCAAACGGGATTGAACGAAAAACGtgtcaaaaaaggaaaaaaacaggATAAAATAAGCAGaagaatggaacagacgaaaacaaacaaaaaagtgggcctaaaaatggtaaaaaatagaaaatgaggGTTAACGACACAAAATGCAGgaaaatgggagagaaaaagaaaaaaacgtgacagaataggtgcgaaaacgggaaagaataaGAGGGGAAAGGATACATGaaaggaaaacggaacaaaaaacaaggcaaaacagaAGTGCAAAATAATTGCGAGAAAGAAAACAAGAtaccgaaaaagaaaaaggcaaaattGGATTAATCGAAAAACAGAGCGACTCacaaaaggaggaaaagtagaataaaatacgaatacaaaaaaatgcacaaaaaactgacagcaaacaaaaaaagagcCTGATAatggaagaagaaaaacggaacagaaaagagtaaaacgaaagaaaaatcaggactgaaaaaatcgaaaaccaagagacgaaagaaagagaaaaagaccgtaggctgaaaaaggaaaaaaaaaagagagaaaatgagaaaaaacgacacaaatAGAAGAAAgatagaacagaaaaagaaaagagtaacagaaaaagaaaaaaagtaacagaaaaggtggaaaaacggGAAAGTATGAGAGGGGAAACGTTACAAgggaaaacggaatagaaaacaagagaaatcaaaaggGAAAAAATAACGAGAAAGAAACCAGAAAACCTCTAgaggaaacaaagaaaactggaaaaaggTCCAACGAGTAAAAgaagatgggacaaaatgggaatgggatagaaaatcggaacagaaaaagaatatAAGCAAAACAGGTATAACGGAGCAAAGAGAAAGACAAAACTAAAGagtaagacgaaaaacgagagacAAAACAGAAATACCGAAGagcaaagagaaaaaagaaagtaaaaaaacaaaataaatgtggCAGAATAGGAAAAAAGACGGGGCACCAAACAATACAAAAACGGAGCAGACGAAAAACAAGAAGCAGAGAAAAAGATAAATACTGGAAAtgtaaaaaggaaaatggaaaaatacgacgaaaaatgggaaaacaaaaaaataagaaaataaaaaataatgagtgaaaacaaagacgaaaaacaggactgaaaataagacaaaatcGGGCAAGAAACGAAGCAAAACGGAACAACGTAACAGAAAATAAGAgatagaaaaaacgaaaaacgagagaaaaagaggtaaaacataAGGAAAAGTAAAAACAGAAACCAAAAAaatgcccaagtaacaaagtgagttttattgcgctctcattgcggttttcatgactaattttggtcataaaaaccatcataagagcgtaataaagcCCCATTTGTTCCTTAGGTGGtataaaaaagaagagaaaacgaaataaaaagtgAACTGTATGGCACTGTAAATGAAAAAAGTAGCAGGAAAGAGATAAAATGTGtgagagagtaagacgaaataAGACAATCCTAATATCAGCTAAAAGTTCGTGTCAAATGTGATGTCCATGTCTAaagtcaagtctaatttaatgtccattgTCAGGTACAAGCATGGTCGATAttaagcctaatttcaaatctaattgaatttcaattttaaattaaaattaagctGATATCAAGTCATATATctagtaaaatttgaattacaattcaagtctagtttcaaatttaattccaaacCCCCAAGCCAATCTTAAGtataatttaaatccaatttaattccagttttaaaatcaattttgagaATAATTAAAGTTCAAGTTCTTTGTTTTTTCAAATCTAAATCCAAGTGTAATTCAATGCCAAtaacaagtccaatttcaaaacaCAACTACTAATTctcttttaagtccgatttcatgtctaattccatgTCAAATCCGGCACAAATCACTCCAAATTTGAGTCCAACTTCAACTCTAGTTCATAGCTGAGTCCCAAGCGtcatttctagtccaatttcaaccttgattttGAAATAGGTTTCAAATCTGAACATCTGAAAAATCtcagttttcaacctaatcgaaaATCGGTGTTTTAATGATAAGTTATAATAAAATCGCCATTCTACGATTTCTTcatttttccaggccaaaacattctactgcaaggtcgggtgccccaccttttgtttatgtctgggcacgctagtgcctATATCGAATCACTTCTCCGTTACCCATAAACCCACTGCTTTCTGGTTACCAGTTTGCCTTAAGCTGCTCATTGCTTTCAAATGGTTTTTAGGTCTTACTCAGGTTCCGCTTAACGAACGAAGTTCCGAATGCCAACTTCGGCCTGAACAGCTCGAAACAATCGTGTTGCTTCACTAAAGCCAGTGCGAACTTCGAGAGTTTCATATGCCTGAAAATGTCTGTCACCTCTCCTCTTTCGGTTGCCGTGTAAGACTTGTTCCGAGAAAACTGTTGGATGAAGTCGGCTTTAACGTGGCTTTTATGGTCCATCACCCAAGcgaccaaaagttcgaatttcatttAAGGAACGAATGTGGAAGTTCATGTTTGGTTCAAGTTGAGTtctgcagaactttcttgctgaataaCCAGACACTACGTTTGTAAACCAAACATCATTCTCAATAAAGTAtcgttaatatctgtagcaacctGAAAGATCAACATGCAGCTTAAAAGGTCAACAAGGAACATGAAAGTAACTgcgagttcggataatggtgtctaacgaaGGTTAATAAGATTCTAAAGTATTTTATTATCTCTATGCTTTTTTATAATTGGAGCAGGGAAAAGCCGTTCAAATCCTTTCTCACATGGGCGCAAAACCTCCTCGTCTTTtcaatttttacaaattaacaAAGCATATAATTCCTAAATTTGCTAACCCAATGAACACGTTGTTCTTTGAAGGCTTGGCTAATGAAGGTTATCAAGGTATCTTCTATCTTTATGCAatagtaaaagtttttttcctaTTTATAGTAATTACAAGAGAGTTCTTATATGTAACGGATCAAATTGTCGTCTATATGggtttttaatagtttttcaaACTGATTCAACCTTTGGGcatttttgattgaatcgggaAGATTATTGTACATAATTATTCCTTTATGAGAAATTCTTTGCCTTCCGTGCTCAGTTCTAATTCGATTTACTAGGAAGTTATTGGATTGCCTAGTCTTATAGCGATGTTCTTGTCGTTGGAGAACCATGTTTGTGAGTGTTTCAGGAGTACGAGTGATTTTGTAGATGTAAAGTAATCTTCTGAAGTCATGTAGCGCTGATACAGGAAAAATGTTCTTATTGGCTTTTCCAGATAAAGTTGAGATCTGGATGAGAGAAAAGGTAGTTTGAAGATCGAACGAAGAACGTTGTTTTGCACAATTTGCAGCTTTCCAATCAACATTTTAGGCGCTGATCCCCAGATTGATACAAGATATTGCAATTTGAAGTAAAAGCGagcataataaatttttaatagGATAGTTGACGGTATGAATTTTAAGAACTTGTATAGAATTCCACATAGTGGTGCTAGTTTTTGGAGGAGGGATTCTATCTGGGCTCGCCAACATAATGTTTCATCTAGTACaataagctttatgtctatggatctatagcttgctaagcagctttacctgcaattaaccgaactttaaagttgctttgagtttactgcatagaacgctaagcagcttctaaagaaactttgttttaaatctataaaatagcactttaataAGTTCTAtctttatacttttctattttctacctccgcctcctcctaacttcTGTAAAaccggttcatgcgattaagatagaccatttaaaaaaactCTAACTAACACCTTAGCACTGCTGAATTTGAACCCGAGCCTTCCccgcgttgcaagcctatcctgatgcattgtgCCATCTCGGACGACGCTAGTGACAtaaattttgccgatgagttgttcttgagtgtaaaggtgcgtttagactgGGCAATTTTTTGGTAACATGTGCATGCAATATGTGGAAAACGACATGTTGCAAGGtgttgctcaatgttgcttctgtcgccacctgaACATTTGTGATACGTTGCTATGGTTGCTTCgaaacatcgggcaacagtttggaaaagTTACACGCCACATGTTGCCAATATAAACGCACcttaagttcgtttcggggctgtggtaAACAAGAAATTAGCTCATCGAGTAAAATCTATGCAAAtagcatattccagcaacggagcagtggtatgcaaaTCTCCGAGGTTTTTCGGTGGTTGGTGGGGTGTGGTAAGttataatatattaatatttataaaaaaacagtcgattattcttctgatgatctttcattaaataaaataattgatattgttttaaATAAATGCCTTAGTTTTAAATGGGAAATGTCATAATctacaaaacaggaaaaagtggtaaaattcccccaatcttgctttatttttaagattattggagtttctttttaagttgaacagtgttctatatagtgacttaagtgaactttttgcgaactttcaagttctgttagaagttgctttgtattcccttcgaagttttatcatcaaatacgaacttgaaagtacggttgattacttaaaaattaagctgaatagagttcttttcatgatcatttcgttggctgattaagctaaaaatccccttttatcggaacttttggttaatTGGGTACCTTCCTCAGTATCGCCATGTCAGCTACCGGAATCGTGTTTTGGTCATCTTGTATTGTTTAGTGTCACGATTTGAAGTCGCTACCTTTTTGTATCTCGATGCACAATTGTAGATGACACTTTTCGATATAAGAAAcatattttgcaaaataaactGTACGTGATAGAGAGAAATggaaatcagttttggattTAGCACCTTGAAAAACATAGAATTCATCTGAAATAGCTAATGCacctaataaaaatattttgttttgcagacctgtgctattatttttttagcaataaaacaaacaaacgccTTCACCGGAGTCACACTTTCCTCTTGAATGCAGCTGACAACCAAAGTAATTGTAATCACTTTCATGCACTTTCATGAGACATTTTCCACTATTTATTCAACGCAAAGCATTTCGGATTGCCGCCATGCCGAGGATTAGACGTCCTCGGCTTATACCTCTTGTGCTAACATTGCGCCGGTGATGCCCCTTttgttccaagtctaatttcacgGGTGACTAAATAAAATAATATGGCGATGCAAAGTATACCTACTGATTTTTCACGAGGCGTCACAGTTGAAGGGCACTTGATTACTTCTTTCACTTGCTAACATTGAAGTCTTAGTAGCGTGTTCAAATCTCTATCAGCAATCGTAATTGTctaaaaaaatgaatttaaaaaacgaAGTACAATATCAATAACCGcttctttatcttttttgtcAGCCTCGCAATTGCGGTTAGAAATATCACATTCATGTGCTACAACTATTCGCACATGTTATATCAATTGCTCTTACGAAACATGTGCGTTCAATCGAAACGCACCTATTTTCTACGCATAGCAGACTTACGCAAAAATCTACTATCGAAGGATTCGTGCTTACGGCACAAAATAATTATTAGAACCATATGTGTTTACTACGGTCGACGCATTATTTCATTGatcatttttcctgttttttcctaCCACTGAATTCTACATTGAAAATTGAACAATAACAGGCACAGATTAAAAGCCCGGTACAACAAAATCCACGCAGGTTTAAATTGGTTCGTGTTGATCTACAACAATTCAGTTACGGCTCAGTTGAGCTAAGTTCTGTCCAACAACTCTTCACAATGAGGGACTTTACAGTAATTCTTGTTCTTGCAATGTGTTCATCAGCAACACTAGCGAACCTTCCCCATTACACCATGTACAAAAGTTTCCAGACTGCATTCTACGAATGTGCTGAATACTATCGAATAGACAACTGCACCGTCCAACGATACATCGAGCAATCCTATCCACCGGAGGAGGAGGTAAAGAAACTAATTCGCTGCACGTTGATCAATTTGGGCAGCTGGGATGATAACAGCGGTGTGGTTGAAAACGTAATGCGTAACTACTTCGTTCCATCGCCGGATGACAGCTGCTACGAAAGGCGAACTCGAGATTGTCTCAACAACATTGGCTACGAATGCCGCTACACTCGTGCATACGAATCTTTCAAATGCTACTACCGTTACTATGGAACACTCATCACGGACGATAAATTCGTTCCTTACTCACATTTGGAACTGGAACAGTTAGCTCTTACGGGCCTCAAGATCGCCAAACTTCCCTATGAGGTTCTCGTTCAATACTGCAAAGGTGACATTCAAAATGAGAAGCATTTTCCGGAAGTACTGTATCTGTTACTTGTACGTGGTGGCTTCTATTGCTCACGAGGTTGGAACCTGGATACTCTGTACACTCAACTGGGCGATAAGAGTTTACTGGATCCTTACACGAAACAGTGCATCGATGCTGTCGCGAAGGAAAACTGTACGGCTGACGAAGTCTCGAGATTGTTCGCCACGTGGCAGCAATGTTTCGGCCAGTTCGTCGTACTCTTCCAGTACATCCAGGATGCAGCAAAGGTGTTGGTTGGGGACCCAGATAATTGCGTTTGTACTACCTCCCAGTATAATGGAGCACCAATACCAATAATAGAACCAGTACCTATAATAGACCCAGTAC harbors:
- the LOC128740463 gene encoding general odorant-binding protein 69-like; the encoded protein is MKGLATILVLAMYSSLVLADLPHYTTYKSFQTAFYECAEYYRVPNCTVRRYIEQSYPPEDEVKKLIRCTLIDLGSWDDASGVREYVLRNYFVPSPDDTCYERRTRECLANLDYYCDLSRAYESFKCFYRYYGELVTDDKFVPNEQLELQQLALTSLTIANLPYEVLVQYCKGDIEGEQHFPELLFLILVRGGYYSTQNGWNLANWYTQLGDDSLLDPYTQQCIDDVAKEKCNADEVEKLFTTWQRCLSQYTLISQYIQQAAKTLVGDPDGCICTNALYNGN
- the LOC128740464 gene encoding uncharacterized protein LOC128740464, translated to MKRSGTIFILAMYSSLVLADPPHYTTQKSFQTAFQECAEYFRVPNCTVRRYIEESNSQPKDEAKNLIRCTLINLGIWDDEIRVREYVLRNYFVPSPNNTCYERRIRECLANLDYYCDYSRAYESFGCFHRHYSELIVTDEKLIPNEKLELQQLALTGLTMVNLPYEVLVQYCKGDIEGEEHFPELLFLILVRGGYYSAQSGWKLANWYTQLGYEALLDRYTRQCIDRVAKEKCDADEVARMFATWQTCLGRYSPILQYIRKAAKTLVGDPDGCICTNAVYNGNYKMVKDSCQ